One Amorphoplanes digitatis genomic window carries:
- a CDS encoding zinc-dependent alcohol dehydrogenase has protein sequence MTMRAVLTDLSVPRYLLTAAAQHLPRGIGRGTGWGLSGMISLRDDLATPVLPEAPGWVLLRPELSGICGSDTAVAQAKSSRVLSAFYAARRQIFGHEIVAVVDRTGPGTTSVSPGDRVAIDPVLSCAHRGFAPCRSCREGFPYVCERFDLPGSSRCRSSTLGFDAALGGGWGQYVVAHQSQLHRLGALPSHRAVLSEPASIALHAALHWRRRGDRAVVTGPGTIGLLLIAALRRLHPDLDITAVGPGAFSRDRAVRAGADRALEPGPRVVESLALLHGGRVIRPRLTRTPLLEQGVDVVFDCVALPASLDLGLHLLRPTGMLVLVGGAGRQRVDWSLVWNRQLTVQGTVNSGPEPRLDGRTTMSQVVEWLADPSYAVDDVLTHTFGLDDWRTALRTASAGPRANAVKVALRPNPDIALVQ, from the coding sequence ATGACGATGCGAGCGGTACTCACCGACCTGTCCGTTCCGCGCTACCTGCTCACCGCGGCGGCCCAGCACCTGCCCCGCGGCATCGGCAGGGGCACCGGGTGGGGGCTGTCGGGCATGATCTCGCTGCGCGACGACCTGGCGACGCCGGTCCTGCCCGAGGCGCCCGGCTGGGTGCTGCTGCGTCCCGAGCTGTCCGGGATCTGCGGCAGCGACACCGCCGTCGCGCAGGCCAAGTCGTCGCGCGTCCTGAGCGCCTTCTACGCCGCGCGCCGGCAGATCTTCGGCCACGAGATCGTCGCCGTCGTGGACCGGACCGGGCCGGGGACGACCTCGGTCTCGCCGGGTGACCGGGTGGCGATCGATCCGGTGCTCTCGTGCGCTCACCGCGGCTTCGCGCCCTGCCGCTCCTGCCGCGAGGGCTTTCCGTACGTCTGCGAGCGCTTCGACCTGCCCGGGTCGTCCCGGTGCCGGTCGTCCACGCTGGGATTCGACGCGGCGCTGGGCGGCGGCTGGGGCCAGTACGTCGTCGCGCACCAGTCGCAGCTGCACCGGCTGGGCGCGCTGCCGTCCCACCGCGCGGTCCTCTCCGAACCCGCCTCCATCGCCCTGCACGCGGCGCTGCACTGGCGACGGCGCGGCGACCGGGCGGTGGTGACCGGGCCCGGAACCATCGGCCTGCTCCTGATCGCCGCGCTGCGCCGGCTCCACCCCGACCTCGACATCACCGCCGTCGGCCCGGGCGCCTTCAGCCGGGACCGGGCCGTGCGGGCGGGCGCCGACCGGGCACTGGAACCCGGGCCGCGGGTCGTGGAGTCGCTCGCCCTGCTGCACGGCGGCCGAGTGATCAGGCCGCGGCTGACCAGGACGCCCCTTCTCGAGCAGGGCGTCGACGTCGTCTTCGACTGTGTCGCGCTGCCCGCCTCGCTCGACCTCGGGCTGCACCTGCTCCGGCCGACGGGCATGCTCGTGCTGGTCGGCGGCGCCGGCCGGCAACGGGTCGACTGGTCGCTGGTCTGGAACCGCCAGCTCACCGTCCAGGGCACCGTCAACTCCGGCCCCGAGCCCCGGCTGGACGGGCGGACCACCATGTCGCAGGTGGTGGAGTGGCTCGCCGATCCGTCCTACGCCGTCGACGACGTGCTGACGCACACGTTCGGCCTCGACGACTGGCGCACCGCGCTGCGGACCGCGTCGGCCGGGCCGCGGGCGAACGCCGTCAAGGTGGCCCTGCGCCCCAACCCGGACATCGCCCTGGTGCAGTGA
- a CDS encoding SH3 domain-containing protein — protein MRSSIGRQLSCLVVVACTLATSTAAGPARGAQTAAAPASVTVPAGVTAGVAVFDRQTGAFTEQLNIDMQFRSASVVKLLIALDFLWLRGPDYAVPSADRTRLDAMLRGSDDAAASYFWAGNGYEQVINRMVPRLGLRNTAPPPAAQRGYWGYTAITAGDVVRVYRYLLDSAPPAVRQFIMDDLRQSTRCAADSYDQNFGIPSVFARPRAVKQGWSGFGDAPMTCTGGSATRVTAAGVDLVREALHTTGTVGSDDRAIVVVLTLHPDGTPYAKAYNALTGIARSLAVPGGTRLPGTAFGTWGSGVRVRSAPNSGAAPLGVVPAGTEVLVSCQKLGEEVVVSPYRNPWWAYLPQFGGYMTNIYISSPDNRLPNVPDC, from the coding sequence ATGCGTTCTTCTATCGGAAGACAGCTCTCGTGCCTGGTCGTCGTCGCGTGCACTCTGGCCACCTCGACCGCCGCCGGCCCGGCCCGCGGCGCGCAGACCGCCGCCGCTCCCGCCTCGGTAACGGTGCCCGCCGGGGTCACGGCCGGCGTCGCCGTCTTCGACCGGCAGACGGGTGCCTTCACCGAGCAGCTCAACATCGACATGCAGTTCCGGTCCGCGTCCGTCGTCAAGCTGCTCATCGCGCTGGACTTCCTCTGGCTGCGCGGGCCGGACTACGCCGTTCCGAGCGCCGACCGCACCCGCCTCGACGCGATGCTGCGCGGCAGCGACGACGCCGCCGCCTCGTATTTCTGGGCCGGGAACGGCTACGAGCAGGTGATCAACAGAATGGTGCCGCGCCTCGGGCTGCGTAACACGGCGCCGCCGCCGGCCGCGCAGCGCGGGTACTGGGGATACACCGCCATCACCGCGGGCGACGTGGTGCGCGTCTACCGGTACCTGCTGGATTCGGCGCCGCCGGCGGTGCGGCAGTTCATCATGGACGACCTGCGGCAGAGCACCCGGTGCGCGGCCGACTCCTACGACCAGAACTTCGGCATTCCCAGCGTGTTCGCCCGGCCCAGGGCGGTCAAGCAGGGCTGGTCCGGCTTCGGTGACGCGCCCATGACCTGCACCGGTGGGTCGGCGACGCGGGTCACCGCGGCCGGCGTCGACCTGGTACGGGAGGCGCTGCACACCACGGGCACCGTCGGATCGGACGACCGCGCCATCGTGGTCGTGCTGACCCTGCACCCGGACGGCACGCCGTACGCCAAGGCGTACAACGCCCTGACCGGCATCGCCCGATCGCTCGCCGTGCCGGGCGGCACGCGGCTACCGGGCACGGCGTTCGGCACGTGGGGCTCGGGCGTGCGGGTGCGCTCCGCGCCGAACTCCGGCGCCGCGCCGCTCGGCGTCGTCCCGGCCGGCACCGAGGTCCTGGTGTCCTGCCAGAAGCTGGGCGAGGAGGTCGTGGTCAGCCCGTACCGCAACCCGTGGTGGGCCTACCTGCCACAGTTCGGCGGCTACATGACAAACATCTACATCAGTTCCCCGGACAACCGGCTGCCGAACGTTCCGGACTGCTGA
- a CDS encoding serine/threonine-protein kinase, whose product MEQPLASGSWSSVYSAARVDAEPGAERQEAALKFIATGTLTSRQLSHLADMTSREVAVSRHVDHPGLIRVLDVMVIDDPANPALDGGTVLALELAAGSAATALEEAKGAGLADAPRIIAEVCAALAHLHRAGWVHGDLKPGNILLMPDGSVRLADFGLAAHVDGTHAYLPPGGTSDYMPPERWAEPVRRRGTPVRQTADLWALGVAACQLLTGRLPFPGVTSRARAAAAAAYASGQAVLNLPDALTEPWRRFIADCLAPDHATRKRHDAARMHRRALDIIAAERGESPAPLRRLFASRRGITVAAGLLGVAGVALLTMWQLPLGERPAGAAPSGPPTGYDRYFRTDGGIPPAYYDLIVQAGTLCPENRAVSPWLVAAILKAESDFDPDLSDPAADEYGIARWTPSVLKFYMPAGQRDKVPTPPFPPEVSIPAVGRYLCSMTSALEEVPGSPEENLAAAYRTSTDVVRLAGGVPKDRPKLTAYIERLRTFLTLYRPAAAGTPFPSSS is encoded by the coding sequence GTGGAGCAGCCGTTGGCCAGCGGTAGCTGGAGCAGCGTCTACTCCGCCGCGCGGGTGGACGCCGAGCCGGGCGCGGAGCGGCAGGAGGCCGCGCTCAAGTTCATCGCGACCGGCACGCTGACCTCGCGCCAGCTCAGCCATCTCGCGGACATGACCAGTCGCGAGGTCGCCGTCTCCCGCCACGTCGACCACCCCGGCCTGATCCGGGTGCTGGACGTGATGGTCATCGACGACCCGGCCAACCCGGCGCTCGACGGCGGGACGGTCCTGGCGCTGGAGCTGGCGGCCGGTTCCGCGGCCACGGCGCTGGAGGAGGCGAAGGGCGCCGGGCTGGCGGACGCGCCGCGGATCATCGCCGAGGTGTGCGCCGCCCTGGCGCACCTGCACCGGGCGGGCTGGGTGCACGGCGACCTGAAGCCGGGCAACATCCTGCTCATGCCGGACGGCTCCGTGCGGCTTGCCGACTTCGGGCTGGCGGCGCACGTCGACGGCACGCACGCATACCTGCCGCCCGGCGGCACCTCCGACTACATGCCGCCGGAGCGGTGGGCCGAACCGGTGCGGCGCCGCGGCACGCCCGTGCGCCAGACCGCCGACCTGTGGGCGCTCGGCGTCGCGGCGTGCCAGCTGCTCACCGGCCGGCTGCCCTTCCCGGGAGTCACCTCGCGGGCGCGCGCCGCCGCGGCCGCCGCGTACGCGTCCGGCCAGGCGGTGCTCAACCTGCCGGACGCGCTCACCGAGCCGTGGCGGCGGTTCATCGCCGACTGCCTGGCACCCGATCACGCCACCCGCAAGCGGCACGACGCCGCGCGGATGCACCGGCGGGCCCTGGACATCATCGCGGCCGAGCGCGGCGAGTCGCCGGCCCCGCTCCGGCGCCTTTTCGCCTCGAGGCGCGGCATCACCGTCGCCGCGGGACTCCTCGGTGTGGCCGGCGTCGCCCTGCTGACGATGTGGCAGCTTCCGCTGGGAGAACGGCCGGCCGGCGCCGCGCCCTCGGGCCCGCCGACCGGATACGACCGCTACTTCCGCACCGACGGTGGCATTCCGCCGGCCTACTACGACCTCATCGTCCAGGCGGGGACGTTGTGCCCGGAGAACCGGGCGGTGTCGCCGTGGCTGGTGGCGGCCATCCTCAAGGCCGAGAGCGACTTCGACCCCGACCTGTCCGATCCGGCGGCGGACGAGTACGGCATCGCGCGCTGGACACCGAGCGTGCTCAAGTTCTACATGCCGGCCGGTCAGCGGGACAAGGTGCCCACCCCGCCGTTCCCGCCCGAGGTGTCCATTCCGGCGGTCGGCAGGTACCTGTGCTCGATGACCTCCGCGCTGGAGGAGGTGCCGGGCAGCCCGGAGGAGAACCTGGCCGCCGCGTACCGGACGTCGACGGACGTGGTCCGCCTGGCCGGCGGGGTGCCGAAGGACCGGCCCAAGCTGACGGCCTACATCGAGCGGCTGCGCACGTTCCTGACCCTCTACCGCCCCGCCGCCGCCGGCACGCCGTTCCCCTCGTCCTCGTAG
- a CDS encoding FHA domain-containing protein gives MRMAGVIVQSCDDPPSVRELAPGQAATFGRGSPHSPVDIVLPDAAISRVAGSVLAVEDHWLVSNLSSRRTYVIENPEGGGEFIKVAPRRLEMPVPFEFSRVVVPGSDRPAAFYVFAPQHAYADISLTPDGSADATRTSFPLDETAKYFLILLALCEPRLRNASSPVIPTAPEILVRLAGLPGAAGLTRAAINFHIGYLAREKLRVKTPDDAENTKCDWQRSALVSLALQFDLVREEHLALLTA, from the coding sequence GTGCGGATGGCCGGGGTCATCGTGCAGAGCTGTGACGACCCGCCCAGCGTCCGGGAACTGGCGCCGGGCCAGGCGGCGACGTTCGGCCGCGGCTCCCCGCACTCCCCCGTGGACATAGTCCTGCCGGACGCGGCGATCTCCCGGGTGGCGGGCAGCGTCCTCGCCGTCGAGGACCACTGGCTGGTGAGCAACCTCTCCTCCCGCCGCACCTACGTCATCGAGAACCCGGAGGGCGGCGGCGAGTTCATCAAGGTGGCACCGCGCCGCCTGGAGATGCCGGTCCCGTTCGAGTTCTCCCGGGTCGTGGTGCCCGGCTCCGACCGGCCCGCCGCGTTCTACGTCTTCGCGCCCCAGCACGCCTACGCCGACATCTCGCTCACCCCCGACGGCTCGGCCGACGCCACGCGCACCTCGTTCCCGCTGGACGAGACCGCGAAGTACTTCCTCATCCTGCTCGCGCTCTGCGAGCCGCGGCTGCGGAACGCCTCCAGCCCGGTCATACCCACCGCGCCGGAGATCCTGGTCCGGCTCGCCGGCCTGCCGGGCGCGGCCGGCCTCACCCGGGCCGCGATCAACTTCCACATCGGCTACCTCGCCCGCGAGAAGCTGCGGGTGAAGACGCCGGACGACGCGGAGAACACCAAGTGCGACTGGCAGCGCAGCGCACTGGTCTCGCTGGCGCTCCAGTTCGATCTCGTACGCGAGGAGCACCTCGCGCTGCTCACGGCCTGA
- a CDS encoding BTAD domain-containing putative transcriptional regulator, whose amino-acid sequence MFDGPAEGTLRHADAGEWEEAAEHAGRTAGDTGALTARTAWPVIMVLYLQGRLDAAESVRERVAHPPDPADDVADRALLAAWAASVAWARGEVSACRLAADRALSLARPGSDPRALAAVHTVLALLAAAEGDRRGNDRHYALALDAAVAAGDRTQQLRIRANRASQRLEEGDLTGALAELDEALGLTSGGAEPHPAMVGLAQHNRADLLLRGGRPRAARDGFRAARTTLQRAGAGSVAYPLTGLGESYELCGDLPQARAAYEEAVLVAEATGIAQALVPALCGLARVLAATGDAGAVPTAARALAASTGLTEAAARVAVGWAVLTAEPAVARDHAERAIGLARTGRNPAALADGLELAAMTHPGAEADPLLADAARVWTDIGDPVAVARVELARARRNAGRTPAASRIIAERTLLALGVESATGTRSLAPSLRPQESPVTVRMLGSFAVLHGGESVTAATWQSRKARDLLKLLVARRGRPISREAIGEALWPGENAVANRLSITLSILRTVLDPTRSVPPDHYVVTGPAGVAYDPHTLSVDVDVFLQLAAAGAAALGAGRTDEARALLEAADAAYAGAVLDDEPDLEAVRPLRDEARTGYLAAMRALGTACAEAGDTDAAVRAWRRLLDHDPYDEDGALRMVDVLTGSGRHGEAARRYRTYTTRMRELGVRPAPMKRRI is encoded by the coding sequence GTGTTCGACGGCCCTGCCGAGGGGACGCTGCGCCACGCCGACGCGGGCGAGTGGGAAGAGGCGGCCGAGCACGCCGGCCGCACCGCCGGCGACACCGGCGCGCTGACCGCCCGTACCGCGTGGCCGGTGATCATGGTGCTCTACCTACAGGGGCGGCTCGATGCCGCCGAGTCGGTCCGCGAGCGGGTGGCGCACCCGCCGGACCCGGCCGACGACGTCGCCGACCGCGCGCTGCTCGCGGCCTGGGCGGCCAGCGTCGCCTGGGCCCGCGGCGAGGTGTCCGCCTGCCGCCTGGCGGCGGACCGCGCCCTGTCCCTGGCGCGGCCGGGCAGCGATCCGCGGGCGCTGGCGGCCGTACACACGGTGCTCGCCCTGCTGGCCGCGGCGGAGGGTGACCGCCGGGGCAACGACCGGCACTACGCGCTGGCGCTGGACGCCGCCGTGGCCGCCGGTGACCGGACGCAGCAGCTGCGGATCCGGGCCAACCGCGCCTCGCAGCGGCTGGAGGAGGGTGACCTCACCGGCGCGCTCGCCGAGCTCGACGAGGCGCTCGGCCTGACCTCCGGCGGCGCCGAGCCCCATCCGGCCATGGTCGGCCTGGCCCAGCACAACCGGGCCGACCTGCTGCTGCGCGGCGGCCGGCCGCGCGCGGCCCGCGACGGGTTCCGGGCCGCCCGCACCACCTTGCAGCGCGCCGGCGCGGGCAGCGTGGCATACCCCCTGACCGGCCTCGGCGAGAGCTACGAGCTCTGCGGCGACCTGCCGCAGGCGCGCGCGGCGTACGAGGAGGCCGTGCTGGTCGCCGAGGCCACCGGAATCGCGCAGGCGCTGGTGCCGGCCCTGTGTGGACTCGCCCGGGTCCTGGCCGCGACGGGTGACGCCGGTGCGGTGCCGACGGCGGCCCGGGCGCTCGCCGCGTCCACCGGCCTGACCGAGGCGGCGGCGCGGGTGGCCGTGGGGTGGGCGGTGCTGACCGCGGAGCCGGCGGTCGCCCGGGACCACGCCGAGCGGGCGATCGGCCTGGCCCGGACCGGCCGCAATCCCGCGGCCCTGGCCGACGGCCTCGAACTCGCCGCGATGACGCACCCGGGCGCCGAGGCGGACCCGCTGCTCGCCGACGCGGCCCGGGTCTGGACGGACATCGGCGATCCGGTGGCGGTGGCCCGGGTCGAGCTGGCGCGGGCGCGCCGCAACGCCGGCCGTACGCCGGCGGCGTCGCGCATCATCGCCGAGCGCACGCTGCTCGCGCTGGGCGTCGAGTCGGCCACCGGCACCCGCTCGCTGGCGCCGTCGCTGCGGCCGCAGGAGAGCCCGGTCACCGTGCGGATGCTCGGCTCGTTCGCGGTGCTGCACGGCGGCGAGTCGGTCACCGCGGCGACCTGGCAGAGCCGCAAGGCGCGCGACCTGCTCAAGCTCCTGGTCGCCCGGCGCGGGCGGCCGATCAGCCGGGAGGCGATCGGCGAGGCGCTGTGGCCGGGCGAGAACGCGGTCGCCAACCGGCTGTCGATCACGCTGTCGATCCTGCGCACGGTCCTGGATCCCACGCGTTCCGTCCCGCCGGACCACTACGTCGTCACCGGTCCGGCCGGCGTCGCGTACGACCCGCACACGCTCTCGGTCGATGTGGACGTCTTCCTCCAGCTCGCCGCCGCCGGAGCCGCCGCACTCGGCGCCGGGCGCACCGACGAGGCCCGGGCGCTGCTGGAGGCGGCGGACGCCGCGTACGCCGGCGCGGTGCTGGACGACGAGCCGGACCTGGAGGCGGTGCGGCCGCTGCGCGACGAGGCGCGCACCGGGTACCTGGCCGCGATGCGGGCACTGGGCACCGCCTGCGCGGAGGCGGGCGACACCGACGCCGCCGTGCGGGCCTGGCGGCGGCTGCTCGACCACGACCCGTACGACGAGGACGGCGCCCTGCGGATGGTCGACGTCCTGACCGGCAGCGGCCGCCACGGCGAGGCCGCCCGGCGCTACCGGACCTACACCACGCGCATGCGGGAGCTGGGTGTCCGACCGGCGCCCATGAAGCGACGCATCTGA
- a CDS encoding DUF4956 domain-containing protein, producing MSELALLGAEVVAVTVLVFGLYFPRHRRRDLVVAYFSVNIGVLAVADALRTSNTGTGLGLGLALFGVLSIIRLRSTELDQHEVAYFFSALALGLLGALDTASLWRNLALMGLILVVMAIVDNQRLLARYRQQIIVLDSAVTHQDELVRRLEELLGAHVHSARLLRIDLINDSTVVDVRYAGSSRRPVAPVSPAAYAAHR from the coding sequence ATGTCCGAGTTGGCGTTGCTCGGGGCCGAGGTGGTCGCCGTCACCGTGCTCGTGTTCGGGCTGTACTTCCCGCGGCACCGGCGCCGGGACCTGGTGGTGGCCTACTTCAGCGTCAACATCGGCGTGCTGGCCGTCGCCGACGCGCTGCGCACGAGCAACACCGGCACCGGGCTCGGCCTGGGTCTGGCGCTGTTCGGCGTGCTGTCCATCATCCGGCTGCGCTCCACCGAGCTGGACCAGCACGAGGTCGCCTACTTCTTCTCCGCGCTCGCCCTCGGCCTGCTCGGCGCGCTCGACACCGCCTCGCTCTGGCGCAACCTCGCCCTGATGGGCCTGATCCTCGTCGTCATGGCGATCGTCGACAACCAGCGGCTGCTCGCCCGGTACCGGCAGCAGATCATCGTGCTCGACTCCGCCGTGACCCATCAGGACGAGCTGGTCCGCCGCCTCGAGGAACTGCTCGGCGCGCACGTGCACTCCGCCCGGCTGCTGCGCATCGACCTGATCAACGACTCCACCGTGGTCGACGTCCGGTACGCCGGCTCGTCGCGCCGGCCGGTCGCGCCGGTCAGCCCGGCCGCGTACGCGGCGCACCGATGA
- a CDS encoding polyphosphate polymerase domain-containing protein gives MTAGTAFPALAALPGIGLAELDARAALQSRVDRKYIVPVAEAGWLLLRLAPHAVVLDIDGIRHFTYESLYFDTPDLSSYLRTAYRHRRRFKIRTRTYADTGSCWLEVKVPGPRGSTVKYRVPHDLEQRDTVGAGRAFVEEVFGRHGLAADGRADLGPVLRTAYLRFTLLLPDSDSRVTVDTDLRWIAGGRELRLPATAIVETKTGAAASTADRRLWRRGHRPVAISKYATGLAAFRADLPAAPWRRVLRRHFTAVREELHHG, from the coding sequence ATGACCGCCGGCACGGCGTTCCCGGCGCTTGCCGCGCTGCCCGGCATCGGCCTTGCCGAGCTGGACGCCAGGGCGGCCTTGCAGAGCCGGGTCGACCGCAAGTACATCGTGCCGGTCGCGGAGGCGGGCTGGCTGCTGCTGCGGCTGGCGCCGCACGCCGTGGTGCTCGACATCGACGGCATCCGGCACTTCACCTACGAGTCGCTCTACTTCGACACCCCCGACCTGAGCAGCTACCTGCGGACCGCGTACCGGCATCGCCGGCGCTTCAAGATCCGGACACGGACGTACGCCGACACCGGCTCCTGCTGGCTGGAGGTGAAGGTGCCGGGCCCGCGCGGCAGCACGGTCAAGTACCGGGTGCCGCACGACCTCGAGCAGCGCGACACCGTCGGCGCCGGGCGGGCCTTCGTCGAGGAGGTCTTCGGGCGCCACGGCCTGGCCGCCGACGGCCGGGCCGACCTCGGGCCCGTGCTGCGCACCGCCTACCTGCGTTTCACGCTGCTGCTGCCGGACTCCGACAGCCGGGTCACCGTCGACACCGACCTGCGGTGGATCGCCGGCGGCCGCGAACTGCGGCTGCCGGCCACGGCGATCGTGGAGACCAAGACCGGCGCCGCCGCATCGACCGCCGACCGCCGGCTGTGGCGCCGGGGCCACCGGCCCGTCGCCATCTCCAAGTACGCCACCGGGCTGGCCGCCTTCCGCGCGGACCTGCCGGCGGCGCCCTGGCGCCGGGTGCTCAGGCGGCACTTCACCGCTGTGAGAGAGGAACTGCATCATGGGTAG
- a CDS encoding CotH kinase family protein, translated as MGRRIRVVLAALVAVCVVAALSRAVAAPAAAALADDITFSVPSGAFQGSVSVAMSTAIGGAEIRYTTDGRPPEPTSTLYSGRALSLTATTQLRAQAYVNGVATGAGGTGLYVARSFDAQHNLPLVLIDDYGRGKPGRDFVDAAAMIFDTAGGAASLSAAPAVATRAGIHLRGQSSATFDKAPYRLELRDGTDDDADLPVLGMPADSDWVLRGPFSDKSLIREALVYDLGREMGMVAPRYRFVELYLNVDSAPVAAADYQGVYMLVETIKNSKERLDLKQLKEADTTLPKITGGYIFKFEWLAAEEPTLTCTGAAATCWNYLEVEDPSPLNAQQKSWLTQYLQQFHDLLHSSRFADPQTGYRSWIDVGSWVDLIILNEFSREMDSYLRSTYFYKDREGPIVAGPLWDYDLTFGTGGFFGNEQTAGWQHQQTRTPQANDWFQILLTDPALQQDLRTRWQALRRGLLSDSALGARIDALSAPLTAAAQRNFQRWPNLTTRMIGPFVTDTAATWSGQVQAMRSWMTRRAAWLDGTAAWGGGTTTPTPTPTPTPTPTPAPGGCTATYTQVGQWAGGFQGEVRVTAGAARVNGWTVTLTFANGQRVSQGWNTVLSTSGATVTARNETYNGTLNPAASTTFGFLGSWTGTNTPPTLTCTTT; from the coding sequence ATGGGTAGGCGCATCAGGGTCGTCCTCGCCGCGCTCGTCGCCGTCTGCGTCGTCGCCGCGCTCTCGCGTGCGGTGGCGGCACCGGCCGCGGCCGCACTGGCCGACGACATCACGTTCTCCGTGCCCAGCGGCGCGTTCCAGGGCTCCGTCTCGGTGGCGATGAGCACCGCGATCGGCGGCGCCGAGATCCGGTACACCACGGATGGGCGGCCGCCGGAACCCACCTCGACGCTCTACTCCGGCCGGGCGCTGAGCCTGACCGCGACCACCCAACTGCGCGCGCAGGCGTACGTGAACGGGGTGGCGACCGGCGCCGGCGGCACCGGGCTGTACGTCGCCCGCTCCTTCGACGCGCAGCACAACCTGCCGCTGGTGCTCATCGACGACTACGGCAGGGGCAAGCCGGGCCGCGACTTCGTCGACGCCGCCGCCATGATCTTCGACACCGCGGGCGGTGCCGCCTCGCTCTCGGCGGCGCCGGCCGTCGCCACCCGGGCCGGCATCCACCTGCGCGGCCAGTCGTCGGCCACCTTCGACAAGGCGCCGTACCGGCTGGAGCTGCGCGACGGCACCGACGACGACGCCGACCTTCCGGTGCTGGGTATGCCGGCCGACTCGGACTGGGTGCTGCGCGGGCCTTTCAGCGACAAGTCGCTGATCCGCGAGGCGCTGGTCTACGACCTCGGCCGGGAGATGGGCATGGTGGCGCCGCGTTACCGCTTCGTCGAGCTCTACCTCAACGTCGACTCCGCGCCGGTGGCCGCCGCCGACTACCAGGGCGTCTACATGCTCGTCGAGACGATCAAGAACAGCAAGGAGCGGCTCGACCTCAAGCAGCTCAAGGAGGCCGACACCACCCTTCCCAAGATCACCGGTGGCTACATCTTCAAGTTCGAGTGGCTGGCCGCGGAGGAGCCGACCCTCACCTGTACGGGCGCCGCGGCGACGTGCTGGAACTATCTGGAGGTCGAGGACCCGTCACCGCTGAACGCACAGCAGAAGTCCTGGCTGACGCAGTACCTGCAACAGTTCCACGACCTGCTGCACAGTTCCCGGTTCGCCGACCCGCAGACCGGCTACCGGAGCTGGATCGACGTCGGCTCCTGGGTCGACCTGATCATCCTCAACGAGTTCAGCCGCGAGATGGACTCGTACCTGCGCAGCACCTACTTCTACAAGGACCGCGAGGGCCCGATCGTGGCCGGTCCGTTGTGGGACTACGACCTGACCTTCGGCACCGGCGGCTTCTTCGGCAACGAGCAGACCGCCGGATGGCAGCACCAGCAGACCCGTACGCCGCAGGCCAACGACTGGTTCCAGATCCTGCTGACCGATCCCGCGCTCCAGCAGGACCTCAGGACCCGCTGGCAGGCGCTGCGCCGGGGCCTGCTCTCCGACTCGGCGCTGGGCGCCCGCATCGACGCGCTGAGCGCGCCGCTGACCGCCGCGGCCCAGCGCAACTTCCAGCGGTGGCCCAACCTGACCACCCGGATGATCGGGCCGTTCGTCACCGACACCGCCGCGACCTGGTCGGGCCAGGTCCAGGCGATGCGCTCGTGGATGACCCGGCGCGCGGCCTGGCTCGACGGCACGGCGGCCTGGGGCGGCGGCACCACCACGCCCACGCCCACGCCGACGCCCACGCCGACGCCCACGCCGGCGCCCGGCGGCTGCACCGCGACCTACACCCAGGTGGGCCAGTGGGCCGGCGGCTTCCAGGGCGAGGTGCGGGTGACCGCCGGAGCGGCGCGGGTCAACGGCTGGACCGTCACCCTGACCTTCGCCAACGGGCAACGCGTCAGCCAGGGCTGGAACACCGTGCTGTCCACCAGCGGCGCGACCGTGACGGCCCGCAACGAGACCTACAACGGCACCCTGAACCCGGCGGCGAGCACGACCTTCGGCTTCCTCGGATCGTGGACGGGAACGAACACGCCGCCGACGCTGACCTGCACTACCACTTGA